The following coding sequences lie in one Paracidovorax avenae genomic window:
- the cysK gene encoding cysteine synthase A, giving the protein MKIDNILQSIGSTPHVRINRLFGAGTNVWVKSERSNPGGSIKDRIALAMVEDAERSGALPPGGTIIEPTSGNTGIGLALVAAVKGYRLILVMPESMSIERRRLMLAYGAQFDLTPREKGMKGAIARAQELAAQTPGAWVPQQFENPANIDVHVRTTAQEILADFPEGIDALITGVGTGGHITGVARVLKPKFPQLKVFAVEPVASPVISGGQPAPHPIQGIGAGFVPKNLDTSLLDGVIQVDAEPAREYARRAAREEGLLVGISSGATLAAIAQKLPELPQGARVLGFNYDTGERYLSVEGFLPA; this is encoded by the coding sequence CAACCGGCTCTTCGGGGCGGGGACGAATGTCTGGGTCAAGTCCGAACGCAGCAACCCGGGCGGCTCCATCAAGGACCGCATCGCGCTGGCCATGGTCGAGGACGCCGAGCGCTCCGGCGCGCTTCCGCCCGGCGGCACCATCATCGAACCCACCTCGGGCAACACCGGCATCGGCCTGGCGCTGGTCGCCGCGGTGAAGGGCTACCGCCTCATCCTGGTGATGCCCGAGAGCATGAGCATCGAGCGCCGCCGCCTCATGCTCGCCTACGGTGCGCAATTCGACCTCACCCCGCGCGAAAAGGGCATGAAGGGCGCCATCGCCCGTGCGCAGGAGCTGGCAGCGCAGACGCCCGGCGCCTGGGTGCCCCAGCAGTTCGAGAACCCTGCCAACATCGACGTGCACGTGCGCACCACGGCGCAGGAGATCCTGGCCGACTTCCCCGAAGGCATTGATGCGCTCATCACGGGCGTGGGCACCGGTGGCCACATCACGGGCGTGGCGCGCGTGCTCAAGCCGAAATTCCCCCAGCTCAAGGTGTTCGCCGTGGAGCCCGTGGCCTCGCCGGTGATCTCCGGCGGCCAGCCGGCGCCCCACCCGATCCAGGGCATCGGCGCGGGCTTCGTGCCGAAGAACCTGGACACCAGCCTGCTGGACGGCGTGATCCAGGTGGATGCCGAGCCGGCCCGCGAATACGCCCGCCGCGCCGCCCGCGAGGAAGGCCTGCTCGTGGGGATCTCCTCCGGCGCCACGCTCGCGGCCATCGCCCAGAAGCTGCCCGAGCTGCCGCAGGGCGCGCGGGTGCTGGGCTTCAACTACGACACGGGCGAGCGCTACCTGTCGGTCGAGGGCTTCCTGCCGGCGTGA
- a CDS encoding endonuclease/exonuclease/phosphatase family protein translates to MASMATHAESPSPVAFKVLTVNVHKGFTSFNRRFMLHELREAVRSVSADLVFLQEVLGTHQRHASRVANFPQEPHYEFLADTIWGQYAYGRNAVYDSGHHGNALLSKFPIVHYENHDISVSGPERRGMLHCVLQPPGHDRQVHAICVHLGLQEAHRQRQLRRVCDLVSTFPAEDPVIVAGDFNDWRGRAHEVLRKGAGLHEVFVHAGGRAVRTFPASMPLLALDRIYVRNASVHAPVVLPRKPWHKLSDHAPLAAEIAL, encoded by the coding sequence ATGGCATCCATGGCTACCCACGCAGAATCCCCCTCGCCCGTCGCGTTCAAGGTGCTGACCGTGAACGTGCACAAGGGCTTCACCTCCTTCAACCGCCGCTTCATGCTGCACGAGCTGCGCGAGGCCGTGCGCAGCGTGTCGGCGGATCTCGTCTTCCTGCAGGAGGTGCTGGGCACGCACCAGCGCCACGCCAGCCGCGTGGCCAACTTCCCGCAGGAGCCGCACTACGAATTCCTGGCCGACACGATCTGGGGACAGTACGCCTACGGCCGCAACGCGGTGTACGACAGCGGGCACCACGGCAATGCGCTGCTGTCCAAGTTCCCCATCGTCCACTACGAGAACCACGACATCTCCGTGAGCGGTCCGGAGCGGCGCGGCATGCTGCACTGCGTGCTGCAGCCGCCGGGACACGACCGCCAGGTGCATGCCATCTGCGTGCACCTGGGGCTGCAGGAGGCGCACCGCCAGCGCCAGCTGCGGCGCGTGTGCGACCTGGTCAGCACCTTCCCCGCCGAGGATCCCGTGATCGTGGCGGGCGACTTCAACGACTGGCGCGGCCGCGCCCACGAGGTGCTGCGCAAGGGCGCCGGGCTGCACGAGGTGTTCGTGCATGCGGGCGGGCGCGCCGTGCGCACGTTCCCGGCCTCGATGCCGCTGCTGGCCCTCGACCGCATCTACGTGCGCAACGCGTCGGTGCACGCGCCCGTGGTGCTGCCGCGCAAGCCCTGGCACAAGCTGTCGGACCACGCGCCCCTGGCGGCGGAGATCGCGCTATGA
- the clsB gene encoding cardiolipin synthase ClsB: MKPVRRSSRWVPGNHFELLENGEAFFPRVFEAIAAARREVLLETFILFEDKIGKGLHAALLQAARNGAEVHVLVDGFGSPDLSESFVGSLVDAGVRFRIFDPGGLRIFGQRLNLLRRMHRKIVVVDGEVGFIGGINYSADHVADFGPEAKQDYSVEVRGPIVAQMRAFARSVVDKGDRKEGRRSNPQATSSAEPEAGTGGARAGGAAASPLPAGTPADGPRAAAERRRWPFGARAAVERHPAAGHADAIFVTRDNHAHTNDIERHYRVALRAARERVVIANAYFFPGYRFIREMRRAARRGVDVRLILQGQPDMPIVRVAASMLYDHLIRGGVRIYEYCDRPLHGKVALVDGEWSTVGSSNLDPLSLSLNLEANVVIRDREFNATLHGRLAHLMENSCRQVEPTPPGRWDGLRLLRSYCLFHLMRWFPAWAGWLPRHEPEISLVQPDAHGGDHGHRPSTT; the protein is encoded by the coding sequence ATGAAACCGGTGCGCCGCTCTTCGCGCTGGGTACCGGGCAACCACTTCGAGCTGCTGGAAAACGGCGAGGCCTTCTTCCCGCGCGTGTTCGAGGCGATCGCCGCGGCCAGGCGCGAAGTGCTGCTGGAAACCTTCATCCTGTTCGAGGACAAGATCGGCAAGGGACTGCACGCCGCCCTGCTGCAGGCCGCCCGCAACGGCGCCGAAGTGCACGTGCTCGTGGATGGATTCGGCTCGCCCGACCTCTCCGAATCCTTCGTCGGATCGCTCGTGGACGCGGGCGTGCGCTTCCGCATCTTCGATCCGGGCGGGCTGCGCATCTTCGGCCAGCGACTGAACCTGCTGCGCCGCATGCACCGCAAGATCGTCGTGGTCGACGGCGAGGTCGGCTTCATCGGCGGCATCAACTATTCCGCCGACCACGTCGCGGATTTCGGGCCCGAGGCCAAGCAGGACTATTCTGTCGAGGTGCGCGGCCCCATCGTGGCGCAGATGCGCGCTTTCGCGCGCAGCGTGGTGGACAAGGGCGACAGGAAGGAGGGCCGGCGCTCGAATCCGCAGGCCACCTCCAGCGCCGAGCCGGAAGCGGGCACCGGCGGCGCACGCGCCGGAGGTGCGGCCGCGTCCCCATTGCCCGCGGGCACGCCGGCAGACGGTCCGCGCGCCGCGGCCGAGCGGCGCCGGTGGCCCTTCGGCGCCCGCGCCGCCGTGGAGCGGCACCCCGCGGCCGGCCACGCGGACGCCATCTTCGTCACGCGCGACAACCATGCCCACACCAACGACATCGAGCGCCACTACCGCGTCGCGCTGCGCGCGGCGCGCGAGCGCGTGGTGATCGCCAATGCGTATTTCTTCCCGGGCTACCGCTTCATCCGCGAGATGCGCCGCGCTGCGCGCCGAGGAGTGGACGTGCGCCTGATCCTGCAGGGCCAACCCGACATGCCGATCGTGCGCGTGGCCGCAAGCATGCTCTACGACCACCTGATCCGCGGCGGGGTGCGCATCTACGAATACTGCGACCGACCGCTGCACGGCAAGGTCGCGCTGGTGGACGGCGAATGGTCCACCGTGGGATCGAGCAACCTCGACCCCCTGAGCCTGTCGCTGAACCTGGAGGCCAACGTCGTCATCCGCGACCGCGAGTTCAACGCCACGCTGCACGGGCGCCTCGCGCACCTCATGGAAAACAGCTGCCGGCAGGTGGAACCCACGCCGCCGGGCCGCTGGGACGGCCTGCGGCTGCTGCGCAGCTACTGCCTGTTCCACCTGATGCGCTGGTTCCCCGCGTGGGCAGGATGGCTGCCGCGCCATGAGCCGGAGATCTCGCTCGTGCAGCCCGACGCGCATGGTGGCGACCACGGCCACCGGCCGTCCACCACCTGA
- a CDS encoding YbhN family protein, producing MPPASPTPALPRDHADDGAERSGPGKSRWQRLRSQRWWPWAMTLVTGAFIAFVITLLVRQARNVDWGAVWEAFLALPPPTLLTAAALALASHGLYSTFDLFGRHFTRHGLSVGRTVGITLIAYPFTLNLGSIIGGVSVRYRLYSRQGVSVGAIGQVIGQSIVTNWLGYFVLAGAVFWAWSPQLPQDWHVGPQELRWAGTALAAVTAAYVVACAVRHGRPIAWRGHDFPLPGWRVALLQVLVSTVNWMVMGAAVWVLAGRDTPYAAALATVLLGAVAGLVSRIPAGLGVLEAVGTAVLSAYIPASQALAAVLAYRALYFFAPLLLAALAFGAVEWFGRGTPPKAAKTEDESPSGKTSGKAAA from the coding sequence ATGCCACCGGCCTCGCCCACGCCCGCCCTGCCCCGGGACCATGCCGACGACGGCGCGGAACGCTCCGGGCCCGGAAAAAGCCGGTGGCAGCGCCTGCGCTCCCAGCGCTGGTGGCCCTGGGCCATGACGCTGGTGACCGGGGCGTTCATCGCCTTCGTCATCACCCTGCTGGTGCGGCAGGCGCGCAACGTGGACTGGGGCGCGGTGTGGGAAGCCTTCCTCGCGCTGCCCCCGCCCACGCTGCTGACGGCGGCCGCCCTGGCGCTCGCGAGCCACGGCCTCTACAGCACCTTCGACCTGTTCGGCCGCCACTTCACGCGGCACGGGCTGTCCGTGGGGCGCACGGTGGGCATCACGCTCATCGCCTACCCGTTCACCCTGAACCTCGGCTCGATCATCGGCGGGGTGTCGGTGCGCTATCGGCTCTACTCCCGGCAAGGCGTGTCCGTGGGCGCGATCGGCCAGGTGATCGGGCAGAGCATCGTCACCAACTGGCTGGGCTATTTCGTGCTCGCGGGCGCGGTATTCTGGGCCTGGTCGCCGCAGCTGCCGCAGGACTGGCACGTAGGACCGCAGGAACTGCGCTGGGCCGGCACCGCGCTGGCCGCGGTCACGGCTGCCTACGTCGTGGCCTGCGCCGTGCGCCACGGCCGGCCCATCGCCTGGCGCGGACACGACTTCCCCCTGCCGGGCTGGCGCGTGGCCCTGCTGCAGGTGCTGGTGTCCACGGTCAACTGGATGGTGATGGGCGCCGCCGTGTGGGTGCTGGCCGGGCGCGATACCCCGTACGCGGCTGCCCTGGCCACGGTGCTGCTGGGCGCGGTCGCGGGGCTGGTGTCGCGCATTCCGGCTGGACTGGGCGTGCTGGAGGCCGTGGGCACGGCCGTGCTCTCGGCGTACATTCCCGCCTCCCAGGCGCTGGCAGCGGTGCTGGCCTACCGGGCGCTCTACTTCTTCGCGCCGCTGTTGCTTGCGGCCCTGGCCTTCGGCGCGGTGGAATGGTTCGGACGCGGGACGCCCCCGAAGGCGGCAAAGACGGAGGACGAAAGCCCGTCCGGGAAGACTTCCGGCAAGGCCGCCGCCTGA